The Tamandua tetradactyla isolate mTamTet1 chromosome 8, mTamTet1.pri, whole genome shotgun sequence genome includes a window with the following:
- the FUT4 gene encoding alpha-(1,3)-fucosyltransferase 4 produces MLDPKSRAAGHWNEWGSGRGRSKKRPGPGPDPEGRSGGAVQGRDGAALGWVARPAHLALAACLAGNSGGGDPDPRAFGFRGRPLRLPGLRPRGQRQHESRRRSSTPADARPAAATVPACAMRTPGGRAGGRAAGRRRGRGRLPRTSSVLAAAGLMCTALAAFACWGQLPPLPGASPAPPCPVGVLLWWEPFGGRGAAGRPSPDCRRRFNISGCRLLTDRAAYEEAHAVLFHHRDLVKGPPDWPPPWGIQRRAVEELELRVLDEAAAAAAAEALVGWGPRPPGQRWVWMNFESPSHSPGLRSLEGNLFNWTLSYRADSDVFVPYGYLYPRSHPSDQPPGLVPPLARKRGLVAWVVSHWDERQARVRYYHQLSQHVEVDVFGKSGPGQPLPNSELLHTVARYKFYLAFENSQHLDYITEKLWRNALLAGAVPVVLGPDRANYERFVPRGAFIHVDDFPSAASLAAYLLFLDRHPAAYRRYFSWRRSYAVHITSFWDEPWCRVCQAVQMAGDRPKSIRDLAHWFER; encoded by the exons ATGCTCGACCCCAAGAGCCGCGCCGCGGGG CATTGGAACGAGTGGGGAAGTGGGCGGGGGCGCAGCAAGAAACGCCCCGGGCCTGGCCCAGACCCGGAGGGCAGGTCTGGGGGCGCAGTGCAGGGGAGGGACGGGGCGGCGCTGGGCTGGGTTGCTCGGCCCGCTCACCTCGCCCTGGCGGCGTGCCTGGCTGGGAACTCAGGGGGAGGGGACCCGGACCCGCGAGCCTTTGGATTCCGAGGCCGCCCCCTCCGGCTCCCGGGTTTGCGGCCGCGCGGCCAGCGGCAGCATGAGAGCCGGCGCCGTTCCTCCACGCCTGCGGACGCGCGGCCAGCGGCGGCTACTGTGCCTGCTTGCGCCATGCGGACGCCGGGGGGTCGAGCGGGGGGTCGAGCGGCGGGCCGGCGGCGCGGGCGCGGGAGACTACCGCGGACTTCCTCCGTGCTGGCGGCCGCCGGCCTGATGTGCACGGCGCTGGCCGCCTTTGCCTGCTGGGGGCAGTTGCCGCCGCTGCCCGGGGCATCCCCGGCCCCGCCGTGCCCGGTGGGCGTGCTGCTGTGGTGGGAGCCCTTCGGTGGGCGCGGCGCTGCCGGGAGGCCGTCCCCCGACTGCCGACGGCGCTTCAACATCAGCGGCTGCCGCCTGCTCACCGACCGGGCGGCTTACGAGGAGGCCCATGCTGTGCTTTTCCACCACCGGGACCTCGTGAAGGGACCCCCCGACTGGCCCCCGCCCTGGGGGATCCAGAGGCGCGCAGTCGAGGAGCTGGAGCTGCGGGTATTAGatgaggcggcggcggcggccgcggccGAAGCCTTGGTGGGCTGGGGCCCCAGACCCCCGGGCCAGCGTTGGGTGTGGATGAACTTCGAGTCGCCCTCCCACTCCCCAGGGCTGCGAAGCCTGGAAGGCAACCTCTTCAACTGGACGCTCTCCTACCGGGCGGACTCGGACGTTTTCGTTCCTTATGGCTACCTCTACCCCAGGAGCCACCCCAGCGACCAGCCGCCAGGCCTGGTCCCTCCTCTGGCCCGGAAACGGGGTCTGGTGGCCTGGGTGGTGAGCCACTGGGACGAGCGCCAGGCTCGAGTCCGCTACTACCACCAGCTGAGCCAGCACGTGGAGGTGGACGTGTTCGGCAAGAGCGGACCGGGGCAGCCTTTGCCCAACAGCGAGCTCCTGCACACGGTGGCCCGCTACAAGTTCTACCTGGCCTTCGAGAACTCGCAGCACCTGGATTACATCACCGAGAAGCTCTGGCGCAACGCGTTGCTGGCCGGGGCGGTACCGGTGGTGCTGGGCCCGGATCGTGCCAACTACGAGCGCTTCGTGCCCCGCGGCGCCTTCATCCACGTGGACGACTTCCCTAGTGCAGCCTCTCTGGCCGCCTACCTGCTCTTCCTGGACCGTCACCCAGCCGCCTACCGCCGCTACTTCAGCTGGCGCCGGAGCTACGCTGTGCACATCACTTCCTTCTGGGACGAGCCCTGGTGCCGGGTCTGCCAGGCAGTGCAGATGGCTGGGGACCGACCCAAGAGCATACGCGACTTGGCCCACTGGTTTGAGCGGTGA